In Cyprinus carpio isolate SPL01 chromosome A1, ASM1834038v1, whole genome shotgun sequence, the following proteins share a genomic window:
- the LOC122146088 gene encoding delta-like protein A: protein MGRYLLLLFSIMYMLLCQASSSGVFELKLQEFLNKKGVQGNKNCCKGGLTTPYQQCECKTFFRICLKHYQPNASPEPPCTYGGTVTPVLGSNSFQVPDTLPDGSFTNPIRMNFGFTWPGTFSLIIEAVHADSKEDLTTENPERIISTMTTQRHLTVGEDWSQDLHSVGRTELKYSYRFVCDEHYYGEGCSVFCRPRDDAFGHFTCGERGEIICDAGWKGQYCTEPICLPGCDEEHGFCEKPGECKCRVGFKGRYCDECIRYPGCLHGTCQQPWQCNCQEGWGGLFCNQDLNYCTHHKPCLNGATCSNTGQGSYTCSCRPGFTGASCEIEVNECTGNPCRNGGSCTDMENTYSCTCPPGFYGNNCELSAMTCADGPCFNGGRCADNPDGGYFCQCPTGFAGFNCEKKIDHCSSSPCSNGARCVDLVNSYLCQCPEGFTGMNCDRAGDECSLYPCQNGGTCQEGASGYICTCPPGYTGRNCSSPVSRCQHNPCHNGATCHERNNRYVCACVPGYGGRNCQFLLPDRASQIGSDIPWTAVGSGVLLVLLLVVACAVVVVCVRSKVQQRRRDREEEVANGENETINNLTNNCHRDKDLAVSVIGAAPLKNINKKIDFHSDHDDVSMTTEKEKRTYKTRHAPADYNLVHEVKYEVKHEVKLEHAGKEMAAKELSDSCDDVKCQSLQDSSEFEEKRRKRLKSDASEKSKYSESRYSESKYSESKYSESKYSESKYSDSLYSEPMCVGMCIGIHVGLCRHQIQIRHGDVGGKRRMCNRN, encoded by the exons atggGACGCTACTTACTGTTGCTCTTCTCCATCATGTACATGCTGCTCTGCCAG GCGTCTTCCTCAGGCGTCTTTGAGCTGAAGTTGCAGGAGTTTTTGAACAAGAAGGGTGTGCAAGGCAACAAGAACTGCTGCAAAGGTGGACTGACCACACCGTACCAGCAATGCGAGTGCAAAACTTTTTTCCGCATCTGCTTAAAACATTATCAGCCCAATGCATCTCCAGAGCCACCCTGCACCTACGGAGGCACCGTCACCCCTGTGCTGGGCTCCAACTCTTTCCAAGTGCCAGATACCTTACCTGATGGCTCTTTCACCAATCCCATCAGGATGAATTTCGGTTTCACGTGGCCG ggaACCTTTTCTCTTATCATCGAAGCAGTGCATGCTGATTCCAAAGAGGATCTGACAACAG AAAACCCAGAGCGCATCATCAGTACCATGACCACACAGCGGCACTTGACTGTGGGTGAGGACTGGTCCCAGGACCTGCACAGCGTAGGTCGAACCGAGCTCAAGTACTCCTACCGCTTTGTATGTGATGAGCACTACTATGGCGAGGGATGCTCTGTGTTCTGCCGGCCCAGAGATGATGCATTCGGTCATTTCACCTGTGGAGAACGTGGAGAAATCATCTGCGATGCCGGCTGGAAGGGCCAGTACTGCACAGAAC CAATTTGCCTCCCAGGATGCGATGAGGAGCACGGCTTCTGCGAGAAACCTGGAGAGTGCAA GTGCAGAGTGGGCTTTAAAGGCCGCTACTGTGATGAGTGCATACGTTACCCAGGATGCCTTCATGGAACCTGCCAGCAACCATGGCAATGCAACTGCCAGGAAGGCTGGGGTGGCCTCTTCTGCAACCAAG ATCTGAACTACTGCACACATCATAAGCCCTGCCTGAATGGAGCCACTTGTAGTAACACCGGTCAGGGCAGCTACACCTGTTCCTGTCGGCCAGGATTCACGGGAGCCAGCTGTGAGATCGAGGTCAATGAATGCACAGGAAACCCCTGCCGCAATGGAGGAAGCTGCACT GACATGGAGAATACCTACAGCTGTACCTGTCCTCCTGGCTTCTATGGCAACAACTGCGAGCTTAGTGCCATGACGTGTGCAGATGGTCCATGCTTTAATGGTGGACGCTGTGCAGACAACCCTGACGGTGGTTACTTCTGCCAGTGTCCCACAGGATTCGCAGGGTTCAACTGTGAGAAGAAGATCGACCATTGCTCCTCCAGTCCATGCTCTAATG GTGCACGCTGCGTCGACCTGGTGAACTCATACTTGTGCCAGTGTCCCGAAGGGTTCACAGGTATGAACTGCGATCGTGCCGGGGATGAGTGCTCACTGTATCCTTGCCAAAATGGCGGGACTTGTCAGGAAGGGGCCAGCGGTTACATCTGCACGTGCCCACCTGGATACACAGGACGAAACTGCAGCTCACCTGTGAGCCGCTGCCAACACAACCCCTGCCATAATGGCGCCACCTGCCACGAGAGGAACAACCGCTACGTGTGCGCTTGCGTTCCGGGATACGGAGGACGCAACTGCCAGTTCTTGCTTCCGGACAGAGCGTCCCAAATTGGCAGCGACATTCCCTGGACTGCCGTGGGATCAGGAGTCCTGCTGGTGCTGTTGTTGGTAGTCGCATGCGCCGTGGTGGTGGTTTGTGTTCGCTCGAAGGTTCAGCAGCGCCGACGGGATAGGGAGGAGGAGGTCGCCAATGGGGAAAACGAAACGATCAACAACCTCACAAACAACTGTCACCGTGACAAAGACCTGGCCGTAAGTGTCATCGGGGCAGCACCTTTAAAGAACATCAACAAGAAGATTGATTTTCACAGTGATCACGACGACGTGAGCATGACAACAGAGAAGGAGAAGAGGACCTATAAGACACGACATGCGCCTGCAGACTACAACCTGGTGCATGAAGTAAAATATGAAGTGAAGCATGAGGTGAAACTGGAGCACGCTGGAAAGGAGATGGCAGCAAAGGAGTTGTCCGATAGCTGCGATGATGTAAAGTGCCAATCTCTGCAGGATTCTTCGGAATTTGAGGAGAAGCGCAGGAAACGTCtgaaaag TGATGCGTCAGAAAAGTCCAAATATTCAGAGTCAAGGTATTCTGAATCAAAGTATTCTGAATCAAAGTACTCAGAATCAAAGTATTCAGAATCAAAGTATTCCGATTCGCTGTATTCCGAGCCAATGTGCGTCGGCATGTGCATCGGCATCCACGTCGGCTTGTGTCGACACCAAATACAAATCCGTCATGGTGATGTCGGAGGAAAAAGACGAATGTGTAATCGCAACTGA